One part of the Paenibacillus silvisoli genome encodes these proteins:
- a CDS encoding ABC transporter permease, which yields MGMPLIRFLLRKMWNTRWLTISSLAGLILAVAFATSIPMYADGALKRVVAESLKDESSGLPAGSLLMRYQETSGKTDLNALTEVSRYIREDVPKEIGFPFGTYVQSLAIRNAELTPEDPSTVDASRVRQMALTTMSGLDKKAELTQGRWYADAIGDDDTVEAVMLEEAMYRSDVHIGDVFEYPIYSGLNITLRVKIVGAIKPLSDTDPYWYQGLEGLMSSLQIGENAFMKGLLKDRSVPVHTANWFYAYDLKDIQTSQLSPLNDKLDRLNIELYQRLKDTRVEISFAKLLSEFRKESLQLQLLLFTLAAPMLAMVFYFIAMNARQSLDKQRSDIAVLRSRGAGTRQIIGIYALEGLLLGMISLVIGPLIGWFMAKSIGSANGFLEFVNRKSIPVGFSTEAIVAGIAAVVLALLATIIPAVIYARASIVDYKKQVARSDRKPGWQRWYGDIVLLGVAAYGWYLFNERQMISFKSKMTTDQLNVQPFLFFVPALSIFAMGLFFLRVFPWLLKLFNWIGRKLLPVPLYLTLTQLSRSSKGYYPLMILLILTLGLGVYNASAARTIDLNSTERTLYKFGTDVIMQTVWEGSAEIIDTGGNGGGGGGGQGGGGQGGGQGGGGGQGGSGGGGGGGGQGGGAPVPTRIIYSEPPFEVFRKLDGVEAAARVLQTKANIIVSGRSAGQGTIMGIDNVDFSKVAWFRNDLYPTHPFNYLNYLGYYEQAAIVPSNVAEKYQLKLGDTISAGMQDGMVDFTVVGIVPYWPSQYPDTSPFIIANLDYIYDQVPMIPYEVWLKMKPGALTAPIMQELQDKGIELAGVQDVRIELAVQSKHPTRGGVFGILSLGFLVSIIVSLTGYILFWFFNLSGRIVQFGVLRAMGLSRKQLTGMLLLEQIFTAGLSIGLGILIGKIASLLFLPFLQTTENVANSVPPFRVVFDSKDTTQLYIVVACMMLMGAALLLIHIRRLRVHQAVKMGEER from the coding sequence ATGGGGATGCCGCTAATTCGATTTCTGCTTCGCAAAATGTGGAACACGCGCTGGCTGACGATCAGCTCGCTTGCGGGCTTGATTTTGGCCGTCGCCTTTGCGACCAGTATCCCGATGTACGCGGATGGAGCGCTGAAGCGGGTGGTCGCCGAATCGCTCAAGGATGAGAGCAGCGGGCTGCCGGCGGGATCGCTTCTCATGCGCTATCAGGAAACGTCCGGCAAGACGGATTTGAACGCCTTGACCGAGGTTTCCCGCTATATCCGGGAAGATGTGCCGAAGGAGATCGGATTCCCGTTCGGTACATACGTGCAAAGCTTGGCGATTCGCAATGCGGAGCTGACGCCGGAGGATCCTTCGACCGTCGATGCCAGCCGCGTGCGGCAGATGGCGCTGACGACGATGTCCGGCTTGGATAAGAAAGCCGAGCTTACGCAGGGGCGCTGGTATGCGGACGCGATCGGAGACGACGACACGGTTGAAGCGGTCATGCTGGAGGAAGCGATGTACCGCAGCGACGTCCATATCGGCGATGTGTTCGAGTATCCGATTTACAGCGGGCTGAACATTACGCTCCGCGTCAAAATCGTCGGGGCGATCAAGCCGCTGAGCGATACGGATCCATACTGGTACCAAGGGCTTGAAGGACTGATGAGCTCGCTGCAAATCGGCGAGAACGCGTTCATGAAGGGTTTGCTGAAGGATCGCAGCGTACCGGTGCATACGGCCAACTGGTTCTATGCGTACGATTTGAAAGACATCCAGACGAGTCAATTGTCTCCGCTGAACGACAAGCTGGATCGGCTTAACATCGAGCTGTACCAGCGTCTGAAGGATACGCGGGTCGAGATCTCGTTCGCGAAGCTGTTGAGCGAGTTCCGCAAGGAAAGCTTGCAGCTGCAGCTGCTGCTGTTCACGCTGGCCGCGCCGATGCTGGCGATGGTGTTTTATTTTATCGCGATGAACGCGCGGCAGTCGCTCGACAAGCAGCGCAGCGACATCGCCGTACTGCGCAGCCGGGGAGCGGGAACGCGGCAAATCATCGGCATTTATGCGCTGGAGGGGCTGCTGCTCGGCATGATATCGCTGGTGATCGGTCCTTTGATCGGCTGGTTCATGGCGAAGAGCATCGGGTCGGCGAACGGCTTCCTGGAGTTCGTTAACCGGAAGTCCATTCCGGTCGGCTTCTCCACGGAAGCGATCGTAGCCGGTATTGCGGCGGTTGTGCTCGCCTTGTTGGCGACGATCATTCCGGCCGTTATCTACGCGCGGGCGTCCATTGTCGACTACAAGAAGCAGGTTGCCCGTTCCGACCGCAAGCCGGGCTGGCAGCGGTGGTACGGCGATATCGTCCTGCTGGGCGTTGCGGCGTACGGCTGGTACTTGTTCAACGAACGCCAGATGATTTCGTTCAAGAGCAAAATGACGACGGATCAGCTGAACGTTCAGCCGTTTCTGTTCTTCGTTCCGGCGCTTTCGATTTTCGCCATGGGACTGTTCTTCCTGCGGGTATTCCCTTGGCTGCTGAAGCTGTTCAATTGGATCGGACGGAAGCTGCTTCCGGTGCCGCTTTACTTGACGCTGACCCAGCTGTCGCGCTCTTCCAAAGGGTATTATCCGCTTATGATTCTATTGATTCTTACGCTCGGCTTAGGGGTGTACAACGCTTCCGCAGCCCGAACGATCGATCTGAACTCGACGGAGCGGACGCTCTATAAATTCGGAACGGACGTCATTATGCAGACGGTTTGGGAAGGATCCGCGGAAATCATCGATACCGGCGGCAATGGCGGCGGAGGCGGAGGCGGTCAGGGCGGCGGAGGCCAAGGCGGTGGCCAAGGCGGCGGTGGCGGTCAAGGCGGAAGCGGCGGTGGCGGAGGAGGCGGCGGTCAAGGCGGCGGAGCTCCCGTGCCGACTCGCATCATCTACTCCGAGCCTCCGTTCGAGGTGTTCCGCAAGCTGGATGGCGTCGAGGCGGCCGCGCGCGTGCTGCAAACGAAAGCCAACATTATCGTATCCGGCCGCTCTGCCGGTCAAGGCACGATCATGGGGATCGACAACGTCGATTTCTCGAAGGTGGCCTGGTTCCGAAACGACCTGTACCCGACCCATCCGTTCAACTATTTGAACTATCTGGGCTATTACGAGCAAGCGGCAATCGTTCCGTCCAACGTGGCGGAGAAATACCAGCTCAAGCTTGGCGATACGATTTCGGCCGGCATGCAGGACGGCATGGTCGATTTTACCGTCGTCGGCATCGTCCCGTACTGGCCTAGCCAATATCCGGACACGTCGCCGTTCATTATCGCGAATCTGGACTATATTTACGATCAAGTGCCGATGATTCCGTACGAGGTTTGGCTGAAAATGAAGCCGGGCGCCTTGACCGCGCCGATCATGCAAGAGCTTCAGGACAAAGGCATCGAGCTGGCCGGCGTGCAGGACGTGCGCATCGAGCTGGCCGTACAATCCAAGCACCCGACGCGGGGCGGTGTATTCGGCATTCTGAGCCTAGGCTTCCTCGTTTCCATCATCGTGTCCTTAACGGGCTACATCCTGTTCTGGTTCTTCAACTTATCCGGCAGGATCGTACAGTTCGGCGTCTTGCGCGCGATGGGTTTATCCCGGAAGCAGCTGACGGGGATGCTGCTGCTGGAGCAGATTTTTACGGCGGGTCTGTCGATCGGACTGGGCATACTCATCGGCAAAATCGCGAGTCTGCTGTTCCTGCCGTTCCTGCAAACGACCGAGAATGTCGCGAACTCCGTGCCGCCGTTTAGAGTCGTGTTCGACTCGAAGGATACGACGCAGCTGTACATCGTCGTCGCGTGCATGATGCTGATGGGCGCCGCGCTGCTGCTCATTCACATCCGCAGACTTCGCGTGCATCAAGCCGTTAAGATGGGAGAGGAGCGTTAA
- a CDS encoding RCC1 domain-containing protein — protein MSKLNLSMLRPIVFVAAIFALLSSVAVEANASEPDIQAKPDELRYLAATQIEAGAESAFAIDKDGAVWGWGGGYGALGHGATTPAFSPVRIHIDHVKQISSGYRHTLFLKEDGTVWAVGGNEHGQLGNGQTSKGDKLFTEPMQVLGLKDVIQVAAGDNHSVAVTSDGTVWAWGGNEHGQLGDETRENGREPRVVAGLPKVKSIAAGQYTSIALGEAGDVWVWGLQAYDRKDIQHGVIRKPTPISGDGTYEAITADSTLGAALDSYGVVWVWENYSSSSLNTDTKLQPQRIFNISKVVSFTVDSAVDSSGAAWKWKNVAGKVQEVSALPLPVNQAKTIAEGSRNLYVLMNDGRIYSEGFNQFGQLGQGTLDVEVGNFKPVRKAPSILLNGSRMEPTVPPLILNGATFIPLRGVLEAMGVSIRWDIPSRSVIAQKGNKRIVFNTVSGQTTVDGKIVELGQKPVYAHDSLLVPLRFVSESVGAKVDWRAADYAVEINSAL, from the coding sequence ATGAGCAAGCTCAATTTAAGCATGTTGAGACCGATCGTATTCGTTGCTGCTATTTTCGCTCTATTGTCATCAGTCGCCGTTGAAGCGAATGCGTCAGAACCCGACATTCAGGCTAAGCCGGATGAATTACGCTATTTAGCGGCCACGCAAATCGAGGCGGGCGCTGAGTCGGCGTTCGCCATCGATAAGGATGGTGCCGTATGGGGATGGGGCGGCGGCTATGGTGCTCTTGGACACGGGGCAACGACGCCGGCCTTCTCGCCGGTGCGCATCCATATCGATCACGTTAAACAAATCTCAAGCGGTTATCGGCACACGCTATTTTTGAAAGAGGACGGAACGGTGTGGGCTGTCGGCGGAAATGAACACGGACAACTCGGCAACGGTCAAACAAGCAAAGGAGACAAGCTATTTACCGAACCGATGCAGGTGCTTGGGCTGAAGGATGTCATTCAAGTCGCAGCCGGAGACAATCACAGTGTTGCGGTCACAAGCGACGGTACAGTCTGGGCATGGGGCGGAAACGAGCACGGCCAGCTTGGCGACGAAACGCGCGAGAATGGACGGGAACCGAGAGTAGTTGCAGGATTGCCTAAGGTCAAAAGCATCGCCGCGGGTCAATATACGTCTATAGCGCTCGGTGAAGCCGGCGACGTTTGGGTGTGGGGGTTGCAGGCCTATGATCGAAAAGATATCCAGCATGGCGTTATTCGCAAACCGACCCCGATTTCTGGCGACGGAACATATGAAGCCATCACTGCTGATTCAACGCTAGGGGCAGCCCTGGACAGCTATGGAGTCGTATGGGTGTGGGAAAATTACAGCTCTAGCTCATTGAATACGGATACGAAGCTTCAACCGCAGCGGATTTTTAATATCAGCAAAGTCGTTTCGTTTACGGTCGATTCAGCCGTAGATTCTAGTGGGGCTGCTTGGAAGTGGAAAAATGTTGCCGGGAAGGTTCAAGAGGTTAGCGCGCTTCCGCTGCCTGTGAATCAGGCCAAAACGATCGCTGAGGGCAGCCGCAATCTGTACGTACTGATGAACGACGGCCGTATTTATTCGGAAGGGTTTAATCAATTCGGGCAATTAGGACAAGGTACGCTGGACGTTGAAGTGGGGAATTTTAAGCCGGTTCGGAAAGCGCCCTCCATCCTGTTGAACGGCAGCCGCATGGAGCCAACCGTGCCGCCGCTCATATTGAACGGCGCAACGTTTATCCCCTTGCGAGGCGTTCTTGAGGCAATGGGCGTAAGCATCCGCTGGGATATTCCAAGCCGATCCGTCATTGCTCAGAAGGGGAATAAGCGTATCGTCTTTAATACGGTAAGCGGCCAAACCACCGTAGACGGGAAAATCGTTGAGCTCGGTCAAAAGCCCGTTTATGCGCACGATAGCTTGCTTGTCCCGCTTCGATTTGTGTCCGAATCGGTTGGCGCTAAAGTAGATTGGCGCGCAGCTGATTACGCGGTGGAAATTAATTCGGCTTTGTAG
- a CDS encoding ABC transporter ATP-binding protein codes for MITCEGLVKIYKSDDLEVVALQGLNLHVREGEMMAIIGNSGSGKSTLLNILGGLDRPSAGQVSVGPWDLLKITDEQLVSYKRDTVGFIWQSNARNLLPYLSALENVEMPMMLSSKLDRAYAKQLLEWVGLKERMYNKLHQLSGGEQQRVAIAISLANRPKLLLADEPTGSVDTRTSDMIMDIFRRLNREIGITIVIVTHDLSLAGKVDRVVAIRDGLTSTEFIKRNQHLDDQQSIGEQGQLGGVQTVHEEYVVVDRVGRLQIPKAYLSALQITDKASMEFDGERIIISPPKSLEG; via the coding sequence ATGATTACATGCGAGGGACTAGTTAAAATTTACAAATCGGACGATCTTGAGGTCGTTGCGCTGCAAGGGCTGAACCTGCATGTCCGCGAAGGCGAAATGATGGCGATCATCGGCAACAGCGGAAGCGGGAAGTCGACGCTGCTGAACATATTGGGCGGTCTTGACCGCCCTTCGGCAGGGCAAGTGAGCGTCGGCCCTTGGGATTTGCTGAAGATTACCGATGAACAGCTCGTTTCCTACAAGCGCGATACGGTCGGCTTCATCTGGCAGAGCAACGCGCGCAACCTGCTTCCTTATTTGTCGGCGCTCGAGAACGTGGAAATGCCGATGATGCTCTCCTCCAAGCTCGATCGCGCCTATGCGAAGCAGCTGCTGGAGTGGGTCGGCTTGAAGGAGCGGATGTACAACAAGCTCCATCAGCTGTCAGGCGGCGAGCAGCAGCGGGTTGCGATCGCGATCTCGCTGGCCAACCGTCCGAAGCTGCTGCTGGCCGACGAGCCGACGGGCTCGGTCGATACGCGGACGTCCGACATGATCATGGATATTTTCCGAAGACTGAACCGCGAAATCGGCATTACGATCGTCATCGTAACGCATGACTTATCGCTGGCCGGCAAGGTCGACCGCGTCGTTGCCATTCGCGACGGTCTGACCAGCACCGAGTTTATTAAGCGCAATCAGCATTTGGACGATCAGCAATCGATAGGGGAACAGGGGCAGCTTGGAGGCGTTCAGACGGTTCATGAAGAATATGTCGTTGTGGACCGCGTAGGCCGGCTCCAAATACCGAAAGCTTATTTATCCGCATTGCAAATTACAGATAAAGCGTCAATGGAATTTGACGGTGAGCGGATCATCATTTCACCGCCTAAATCACTGGAGGGGTAG
- a CDS encoding ABC transporter ATP-binding protein, with protein MGWWRSKQASTEAEAAEETYEAAEAYAPAAGTKPLLTVESVERTFQVGGQPLHVLKGINMDLKPRQLVMLRGRSGSGKTTLLNMIGGLDQPTKGHIFFQDRPFHSMSDDERTKVRRKHIGFIFQAYALMPLLSAYENVELSLRMAGTPGQEWKKRVEHCLELVGLAKRMHHRPFELSGGEQQRVAIAKAIAHKPEMLLADEPTAELDSQMSAQIMSVFQTIIRTEQVTICMTTHDPTILEVADHVYEMVDGKFI; from the coding sequence ATGGGATGGTGGAGAAGCAAGCAAGCATCGACAGAGGCTGAGGCAGCAGAAGAAACATACGAAGCGGCTGAGGCGTACGCGCCCGCAGCCGGAACGAAACCGCTTCTCACCGTGGAGTCGGTAGAACGCACTTTCCAAGTAGGCGGCCAGCCGCTGCACGTGCTGAAAGGCATTAACATGGACCTGAAGCCGCGCCAGCTCGTCATGCTCCGCGGACGTTCCGGCTCCGGCAAAACGACGCTGCTCAATATGATCGGCGGGCTCGACCAGCCGACCAAGGGCCATATCTTTTTCCAGGATCGGCCGTTTCACAGCATGAGCGACGATGAGCGCACGAAAGTCAGGCGCAAGCATATCGGGTTTATTTTTCAGGCGTACGCGTTGATGCCGCTTTTGTCCGCTTACGAGAATGTCGAGCTGTCGCTGCGCATGGCAGGCACGCCCGGCCAGGAATGGAAGAAGCGCGTGGAGCATTGCCTGGAGCTGGTCGGATTGGCGAAACGGATGCATCACCGCCCGTTCGAGCTGTCCGGCGGGGAACAGCAGCGCGTCGCGATCGCGAAGGCGATTGCCCACAAGCCGGAAATGCTGCTCGCCGACGAGCCGACGGCAGAGCTGGATTCGCAAATGTCCGCGCAGATCATGTCGGTCTTCCAGACGATCATTCGCACCGAGCAAGTAACGATTTGTATGACTACGCACGATCCCACGATTCTGGAGGTTGCCGATCATGTTTACGAAATGGTTGACGGGAAGTTCATCTAA
- a CDS encoding ABC transporter ATP-binding protein — translation MAAIALQTHGLSKSFAIKRKEAGLTGSLRSLWRPQWEEKVAVKHIDLKVERGERVAFLGPNGAGKSTTIKMLTGILHPTSGEAEVLGLTPWRERTKLAFRIGAVFGQKSQLWYHLPPIDTFDLISRVYELDRGDYLSRRTDLIERFELGPYLNIPVRKLSLGERMRCEIAVSFLHRPELLFLDEPTIGLDVVVKQRIRELVLEANREEGTTVFLTSHDAGDMEELCTRAVVIHHGGILLDAPVDRLKREVLNRKIISLTLSSSYETGGLPELPGTEVIRSEGRRLKLAVDLKQTGIEAVVSGLMGKFRLDDMTVEDPPMEEIITHIYGSGG, via the coding sequence ATGGCAGCAATCGCATTACAGACGCACGGTTTGAGCAAGAGCTTTGCGATCAAACGGAAGGAAGCCGGGCTAACCGGCAGCCTGCGCTCGTTATGGCGGCCGCAGTGGGAGGAGAAGGTCGCGGTCAAGCACATTGATCTCAAGGTGGAGCGGGGCGAACGGGTCGCGTTTCTTGGGCCGAACGGCGCGGGCAAATCGACGACGATCAAAATGCTGACGGGAATCCTGCACCCGACGTCCGGGGAGGCGGAGGTGCTGGGACTGACGCCATGGCGCGAGCGGACGAAGCTGGCTTTTCGCATCGGCGCCGTGTTCGGGCAGAAATCGCAGCTGTGGTACCATCTGCCGCCGATCGATACGTTCGACCTGATCAGCCGCGTTTACGAGCTGGATCGCGGCGATTACTTGTCGAGGCGGACGGATTTGATCGAACGATTCGAATTAGGCCCGTATTTGAACATTCCTGTCCGCAAGCTGTCGCTGGGCGAACGGATGCGCTGCGAAATCGCGGTTTCCTTCCTGCACCGGCCCGAGCTGCTGTTCCTCGACGAGCCGACAATCGGCCTCGACGTCGTCGTGAAGCAGCGCATCCGCGAGCTGGTGCTCGAGGCGAACCGGGAAGAGGGAACGACGGTATTCCTCACGTCGCACGACGCCGGAGATATGGAGGAGCTTTGTACGCGGGCGGTCGTTATCCACCATGGCGGCATTTTGCTGGATGCGCCCGTCGACCGGTTGAAGCGGGAGGTACTGAACCGAAAGATCATATCGCTCACGCTGTCGTCGAGCTACGAGACCGGCGGACTGCCGGAATTGCCGGGGACGGAGGTCATCCGTTCGGAAGGCCGGCGGTTGAAGCTGGCCGTCGATTTGAAGCAAACCGGCATTGAAGCGGTCGTCAGCGGCTTGATGGGCAAGTTCAGGCTGGACGATATGACGGTGGAGGACCCGCCGATGGAAGAGATCATCACGCATATTTACGGATCGGGGGGCTAG
- a CDS encoding ABC transporter permease has protein sequence MTERSSTWSLKSKKAGAVAYITLRQQLAYKTDFIVRSSFLLLILFVFVQLWGAAYEGDSTRVINGYTLKQIIWYLVFTEAITMAVPSLCTLIENEVKNGDIAIRLIRPISYVGYHYSAYLSEAVFRFFVHLAVGSVIAWTFAGPPSFGWGWAGLLSLTVGAITLAFLLNMVVALCAFWVEETRGMEFVLHKLQFTVGGMLLPLDLMPEWLQRICAWLPFQAMLYFPARTAVNYGSAPLLEQIAVQAGWIALLAICTMLMYRKGVAKLHVNGG, from the coding sequence ATGACGGAGCGAAGCTCGACTTGGTCATTGAAAAGCAAGAAAGCCGGCGCGGTCGCCTACATCACGCTGCGCCAGCAGCTGGCGTACAAGACGGATTTTATCGTGCGCTCTTCGTTCCTGCTGCTCATTCTGTTCGTGTTCGTCCAACTGTGGGGCGCAGCTTACGAAGGTGATAGCACGCGCGTCATCAACGGCTATACGCTGAAGCAGATCATCTGGTATTTGGTGTTCACGGAAGCGATCACGATGGCCGTACCCTCGTTATGTACCCTCATTGAAAATGAAGTGAAGAACGGCGATATAGCAATCCGGTTAATCCGGCCGATCTCTTATGTCGGTTATCACTATTCGGCGTATTTGTCGGAAGCGGTGTTCCGGTTTTTCGTCCATTTGGCGGTCGGCAGCGTAATTGCGTGGACATTCGCAGGGCCGCCGTCGTTCGGCTGGGGCTGGGCAGGGCTGCTGTCTCTGACGGTTGGCGCGATTACGCTCGCTTTCCTGCTCAACATGGTCGTTGCGCTATGCGCTTTCTGGGTCGAAGAGACGCGTGGCATGGAGTTCGTGCTGCATAAGCTGCAGTTTACGGTCGGAGGCATGCTGCTGCCGCTCGATCTGATGCCGGAATGGCTTCAGCGAATATGCGCATGGCTGCCTTTTCAGGCGATGCTGTATTTTCCGGCACGGACGGCCGTCAATTACGGATCGGCTCCTCTATTGGAGCAAATAGCGGTGCAGGCAGGCTGGATCGCGCTGCTTGCGATTTGCACGATGCTGATGTATAGGAAGGGAGTGGCAAAGCTGCATGTCAACGGAGGGTGA
- a CDS encoding ABC transporter permease: MSTEGEKSERNQTAYGTMRFLFTCWKVNLASAMEYRLSFILLGGMMFINNFMWLFFWSLFFNRFPVVNGWNLSDVMMLWAVGAGGFGWANMLFGNFHRIASIVSGGQLDVYLSQPKPVLLHVLASRMSVTAAGDFLFGLAVYAWVGEHTAGGALRFAIGLLLSGLIYMGVMIIAGSLAFFFGNSEGISGQVFNSFVALSTYPSGIFRGAAKLLLFTLVPAGFISYLPIGLMRDHDPAFVWQAVGMTVFLLAAGSLLFRAGLKRYTSGNAIAMRG; encoded by the coding sequence ATGTCAACGGAGGGTGAAAAATCGGAACGGAATCAGACGGCGTACGGCACGATGCGGTTTCTGTTCACTTGCTGGAAGGTCAATTTAGCATCGGCGATGGAATATAGGCTCAGCTTCATCCTGCTGGGCGGCATGATGTTCATCAACAATTTCATGTGGCTGTTTTTTTGGAGCTTGTTTTTCAACCGCTTCCCGGTCGTGAACGGCTGGAATTTGTCCGACGTCATGATGCTGTGGGCCGTCGGGGCGGGCGGCTTCGGCTGGGCGAACATGCTGTTCGGCAATTTTCACCGCATCGCGTCCATCGTTTCCGGCGGACAGCTTGACGTCTACTTGTCGCAGCCGAAGCCCGTGCTGCTGCATGTGCTGGCCAGCCGGATGTCCGTGACGGCAGCCGGCGATTTTCTATTCGGTTTGGCCGTTTACGCCTGGGTCGGCGAGCATACGGCGGGCGGGGCTTTGCGGTTTGCTATTGGGTTACTGCTGAGCGGACTCATTTATATGGGGGTTATGATCATTGCCGGGAGCTTGGCGTTCTTCTTCGGCAATTCCGAGGGCATTTCGGGTCAGGTGTTCAACAGCTTCGTGGCGCTTTCGACTTATCCGTCCGGCATCTTCCGCGGCGCGGCAAAGCTGCTCCTGTTCACGCTCGTGCCCGCGGGCTTCATCAGCTACTTGCCGATCGGGCTGATGCGTGACCACGATCCGGCGTTCGTCTGGCAGGCTGTCGGCATGACGGTCTTCTTGTTAGCGGCGGGGAGTTTGCTGTTCCGCGCGGGGCTAAAACGGTACACGTCGGGGAATGCGATCGCGATGCGGGGGTAA
- a CDS encoding efflux RND transporter periplasmic adaptor subunit, producing MFTKWLTGSSSKTAIAVVLGASLLFTSGCSLLPDEDNEETLPAITPPQISKKPEYDVTTATLETKKTAIGKLISLQEETLYFTLDGKRLKELHVKAGQKVTAGQVIGSLDVDDMKKQLRSDKLQFSRDELQMKDTLRKKDEMDPIEFELAKISFEEKRQKLVEAQTEIDKAVLRAPFTGTVVSLNVLKGDLIKAYDPVCIIADTSQLTAAAKMTTDELKGVSVGMPVVVEINNAGQIKGKISQLPVQKDNSGGGGQGGEGGGAAKPERPEDFLTVKLDKLPAGVTRGTPLSISIIMNRKENAIVIPPSALRSIGSRTYVQVIDEEGKREVDVEVGQQSATLVEILKGLTPGQKVVGR from the coding sequence ATGTTTACGAAATGGTTGACGGGAAGTTCATCTAAGACAGCGATCGCTGTCGTTCTCGGAGCTTCTCTATTGTTTACAAGCGGTTGTTCTCTGTTACCCGATGAAGACAATGAAGAAACATTGCCTGCCATTACCCCGCCGCAAATATCCAAGAAGCCGGAGTACGATGTGACGACCGCTACGCTGGAGACGAAGAAAACGGCGATCGGGAAGCTGATTTCGCTGCAGGAAGAGACGCTTTATTTTACGCTCGACGGCAAACGGTTGAAGGAATTGCACGTGAAGGCCGGGCAGAAGGTGACGGCCGGGCAAGTGATCGGTTCTCTCGACGTGGACGATATGAAGAAGCAGCTTCGCTCCGACAAGCTCCAATTCTCGCGCGACGAGCTGCAAATGAAGGATACGCTGCGCAAGAAGGACGAGATGGACCCGATCGAATTCGAGCTCGCCAAAATCAGCTTCGAGGAGAAGCGCCAGAAGCTGGTTGAAGCGCAGACGGAAATCGATAAGGCGGTGCTGCGCGCGCCGTTTACGGGAACGGTCGTTTCGCTGAACGTTCTGAAGGGCGATCTGATCAAAGCGTACGACCCCGTCTGCATCATCGCGGATACGTCGCAATTGACCGCGGCGGCGAAGATGACGACGGATGAGCTGAAGGGCGTTTCCGTTGGCATGCCGGTCGTCGTTGAAATCAACAACGCCGGACAGATCAAAGGCAAGATCAGCCAGCTGCCGGTTCAGAAGGATAATAGCGGCGGCGGTGGTCAAGGCGGGGAAGGCGGCGGTGCTGCAAAGCCGGAGCGTCCGGAAGATTTTCTGACCGTGAAGCTTGATAAGCTCCCTGCCGGCGTGACGCGCGGAACGCCGTTGTCGATCTCGATCATTATGAACCGCAAAGAAAACGCGATCGTCATTCCGCCTTCCGCGCTCCGTTCGATCGGTTCGCGGACTTATGTGCAGGTCATCGACGAGGAAGGCAAACGCGAGGTGGACGTCGAGGTCGGACAGCAATCCGCTACGCTGGTCGAAATCCTCAAAGGCTTGACGCCGGGGCAGAAAGTCGTAGGTAGATAA